Within Micromonospora parathelypteridis, the genomic segment ACCCTCGCCCCGGAGGGTGGCGCCCACCAGTCCACCATCACCGCATCGGTCGGCCTGGAACTGCCCGGGGTGACCTTCGTCGAGCCGGCGTACGCGGCCAGCCTGGACTGGCTGCTCTGCGACGCGCTCGGGCAGATCGCCGGTGGGTCGGCTCCCGCCGCGACCGCGGCACCCGCCGAGGATGGCGCGTACTACTTCCGGTTGAGCACCCGTCCGCTGGACCAGGCGCCCTTCGAGGCGGCTCGGGCCCGGCTCGGCGACGCGGTGCTGCGCCGGCAGGTGGTCGCCGGGGCGTACCGGCTGGTCGACGCCCACCAGACGTACCCGCACCTGGTCGACGCCCCGGTGGTGCAGCTGGCCGCCTCCGGCGCGGTGCTGCCCGAGGTGCTGACCGCCGCGGCGGAGCTGGCCGAGGAGGGCATCGCCGCGCACGTGGTGGACGTGACCTCGCTGGACCGGCTCTACCGGGCCTGGCAGCGCACCCTGCGTCAGGGCGTACGCACGGCCACGGTGCCGAGCGTGCCGGGCGCGCTGCGGTCCGCGTTCGCCGACCGGGTGCCGGTGGTGACCGTGCACGACGCCGCGTCGCACGCGATGGCCTGGCTCGGGTCGGCGCTCGGCGCGCCGGCGGTGCCGCTCGGCGTGGACGAGTTCGGCCAGTCCGGCAGCGTCACGGAGCTGTACGAACTGCACGACCTGCTGCCCGGCAGCATCGTCAACGCGGCCCTGGCCGCCATCGCCCTGCGCTGACCTCCGACTCCCGGCCCGCGTTCAGCGGGTCGGGGTCGGCGTCGGGGTTGGGGTGGCCGAGGCGGGGGTGCCGGCGGTCGGGTTCTCCACCAGGCGTCGTTCCAGGTTGACCTGGGCCTGCCCGGTGCCGCCGACGGTGATGGTGTCGTACGCCTGGAGCATCTTCTGCTGGTCGAAGTAGAGCACGCTCATCGACAGCGGGGTGGGCTTCTCGCCCTCCAGGCCACGCAGCCCGGCGCCGCCGGTGGAGCCCTCCACCATCAACGTGGTGGGCTGCTGCCCCGGCGCCTGCGGCAGTTTGGAGACCTGCCGGGCGTGGGTGTGCCCGGCCAGCACCAGCGGGCAGGTGCCGGCGAGCGGCCCGGCCGACGCCGGGTCGTGCACGAGGGCGATGTTGACCGGTCGCGGTGAGTTGCGGACCGTCTCGGCGAGCTGGTTGCCGACCCCGATCACCTGGTCGGCCACCTGCTGGGTCAACCCGCTGCCGGCGGGGGAGGTGTTCTTGTCCGGGGTGAAGCGCGGGTCGCCGATCCCGGCGATGGTGAGCCCCGCGACGGTCGTCGTCGAGTTGTTCAGCACGATCGCGTTCGGTTGGCGGGCCACCGCGGCGGCGGTCTTGCCGGAGTCGTGGTTGCCCCGGATGAAGACGTACGGCTTCTTGAGCAGACTGATCGAACCGACGAAGGACGCCTCCGGCTCGCTGCCCCAGTCGGTGATGTCCCCGGTGTCGATCACCACGTCGATGCCGAACTGCTCCACCACCGTCCGGATCAGCTGCCAGCCGGTCGGGTTGAGGTGCATGTCGGAGACGTGCAGAACCCGGGTGGTGCCCGGGGTCGGCTCCAACAGCGGAAGCGCCGAGACGGTGGTGTAGAGCTGGCTGACGTTGCCGACCAGGCGCTGCAACTGTTCCGCGTACTTCGTGTAGTCGTTGGCGATCCGGCGGGCGTCACCGACGATGGCCGGCGCGTTGACCAGCAGCCCTTCGTAGCGTGGTTCCTCGATCGCCTGCGGGCGAAGGGTGGCCGCCGCCGTGCCGAGGCTGCCGGCGGTGACCAGCAGCGCCAACCCGCCCGCCCAGGCGGTCCGTCGGGCGTTACGGAAGATCAGCCCGGCCAGGACCAGGGTGACCAGCACCGACGCGCCGAGGGTCCGCAGGCCGAGCCGCATCACCCCGGAGCGGACGTCCTCCACGGCGCTCTGGCTGGCCCTGCTGATGCTGGCCGGGTCGTCGATCAGCGCCTCGGTGCGCCCCTGGTCGAGTGCGCCCAGCCGGACGGTGAGGTGGGTCGGCCCGTCGTGGCTGTCGAGCAGCAGCGCGCCGAGCGGCGGTATGTCGACGGTGGTGCCGCCCTCACGGGCGGGGGAGATGCTGAGGTTGGCCCGGAACGGCCCGATGTCGGTGTCCACCTGACCGCCGGCCAGCACCCCGAGCACCGCCCCGGCCAGGGCCACGGCGAGGACGGCGACGATCAGCCCGACGCGGCGCAGCGGGCCGGCCAGGTCGCCCCGAGAGCGCGTCGCGCGCGGCAGATCGCCGCCGGTCACCGGGTCGTCCCGGTCACCGGCGTCGTCGTGCTGCTCGTCGCGCTGCCCGTCCATGCTGAAATTCTCACCTGCCCGTCGGCGGATCTTGGCAAACCTGAACGGATGGTGACGAACGTCAGCTTCGGCCGCCGTCGCCGCCCGCGAAGACCACCCGCAGGAGCCGGTCGTCGTCGCCCGCCGGGTTGCCCCGCCCGTCGTGGTTGGAGGTGCTCACCCAGAGCGATCCGTCCGGCGCCGCGGCCACCGCGCGCAGCCGGCCGTACCGGTTGGTGAGCAGTTCGCTGGGCTGCCCGAGCAGCGTGCCGGTGTCGGTCAGCTCCATCACCCAGAGACGCTTGCCGCGCAGGCAGCCGGTGACCAACAGCCGGTCCGTGGAGGCCAGCCCGGAGCAGGACGCGTCCGCGGTCCCCCACTGCGTGATCGGGTCGGTGAACCGCCTGTCGTTGGCCTGCCCCTCGACGTCCGGCCAGCCGTAGTTGCCGCCCTTGGTGATCTGGTTGATCTCGTCCCAGGTGTTCTGGCCGAACTCGACGGCGTACATCCGCTTGGCGGCGTCCCAGGTGAAGCCCTGGACGTTGCGGTGGCCCAGCGACCAGACCGGAGAACCGGGGTACGGGTTGCCCGCGGCGGGCTTGCCGTCCGGGGTGATCCGCAGGATCTTGCCGCCGAGGCTCTTCACGTCCTGGGAGAGGGGGCGCTGGCCCGCGTCACCCGTGCTGACGTAGAGCTGCCCGTCCGGGCCGAAACCCAGCCCGCCGCCGTTGTGCACGTTGGCCTTGGGAATGCCGGTGAGGATCGGGGTGGGCTGCCCGCCGAGTTGCAGCCGGGCGACCCGGTTGTCCCGCTCGGCGGTGTAGTAGACGAAGACCGTCTTGTCTCGGGCGTAGTCGGGGGAGACGGCGATGCCGAGCAGGCCGCCCTCGCCGGCAGCCGCCACGTCGGGGATCGTCTGCACCGGGCGAACCCGCAGCCCGTCCGGCCCGGACTCGGGGCCGACCTGCAGGATCCGGCCGTTGTCCCGTTCGGTGACCAGCGCGCCGCCGTCCGGCAGGAAGGCGATGCCCCAGGGCACCCGTAGACCCTTGGCGAGCACCGTCGCCACCGCCTGCTGGCCAGCGCCACCGGGTCTCGCCGAGGCGGACGGGGTCGGCAGGTTGGGCGGCTCGCCGGCCGGGTCGGGCTCCGGTTCGCCGAAGCTGCAACCAGCGGTGAACAACAGCGCCGCGCAGGACGCCGCGAGGGCCACCCGGAGGCGAGGGATGCGAGGGTACGGGGGACGGGCTCTCACCCGGCCCAGGGTATCCCGCCGGACGGCCCGGCCGGGCCCGTCGGAACTGACCGGTGCCGGTGACCCACGGCGGGTGGTCCCCGGTGGACCGCTCACCGTGCCCGTACGGCCAGCAGCGCGGTGTCGTCCTCCCGGTGGCGGATCGAGGCGAGCAGCAGGTCGCACAGCTCGTCGAGGGGCAGCTTGTCGGCACCGGTCAGCCGGCCGACCAGCTCGGCGAACCCCTCGTCGATGGACCGGTCCCGCCGCTCGATCAGCCCGTCGGTGTAGAGCAGCAGGGTGTCACCGGTGGCCAGGCTGGTCGACTGGCTGGTCCGCGGTGACGGCCGGGTCAGGCCGAGCAGTGGCTCCGGCGTCGCGTTGAGGGCCTCCACCGCCCCGCCGACGCGGACCACCAGGGCCGGCGGGTGCCCGGCGTTGGACCAGGTCACCTCGTGGACGCCGGCGACCTGCGGACAGATCCGGACCAGCGTCGCGGTGGCGGCGATCGGCAGCCGCAGGCCACGGATCGCGCCATCCAGGTTGCTCATCAGCGCCCCGACCGTGTCCGGCCGACCGAAGGCGTTGCCCCGCACGAGGTTGCGCAACTGGCCCATGGTGGCCGCGGCCTCGATGTCGTGCCCGGCCACGTCCCCGATCGCCACGATCACGTCGCCGTCGGGCTGGACGAAGGCGTCATACCAGTCGCCGCCCACCTCCACCCGGTCGGCGGCCGGTTGGTAACGGGCCGCCAGCTCCAACTGCCCCACGACCGGCAGCCTCGGCAACATGCTGTGTTGCAGGACCTCGGCGACGTGCCGCTGCTCGCCGTACATCGAGCTGTTGCCGACGGCCTGGCCGGCCCGGCGGCCGATCTCGACAGCGGTGAGCAGGTCGCGGTCGTCGAACTGCTGACGCTGAGCGCCGTTGACCAGGGTGATCGCGCCCAGCACGGTGCCACCGACACCCCGCACGGGCACGCACAGGTAGGAGGCGATGCCCAGACGGCCGGCGATCGACGTCATCTCCGGGATCGTGGTGCCCCTCGTCACGTCGGCCAGGGACGCGACGCCGCCGAGCCGGGGCTGGCCGGTCCGGAGCACCGTCCGGATGATCGACTCCGGGCGCAGCCCAGTGCGCAGCAGCTCACCGAAGCGGCCGACGTCCGCTGTCCGGGCCGGGTCACGGTGCACCGAGACCACCTCCCGGGGCAGGCCGGTCGGCCCGATCAGAGTGAGCAGGCACCAGTCCGCGAGCAGCGGCACCATGGCGGCAGCGAGCCGGTGCAGCGCGGTGCCCACGTCCAGGGTGCCGGCCAACGTCTCACTCACCCCGGCCAGCAGTTCCAGCCGCTCGTGCGCCTGCACGACCCGCCGCCGTGCCTCCTGCGCGCCGTCGAGCGCGATCCGCAGTCGCAGCTCCGACGAGCAGGCGGCCGCCAGGTCGGCAAGTGTCCGCAGCTGCGCGGCGGTCCACGCGCGAGGTTTGCTGTCGATGGCGCAGAGCGCGCCGAGCACCCGGCCGGAGAGGTCGGTCAGTGGCACCCCGGCGTACGCGACCACGCCGAGGTCCTCGATGGCCGGGTTGTGTCGTACGCGGGGATAGAGCCGGGCGTCGGGCAGCACCATCGGCGCCTCGACGTCCACCACGTGCTGGCAGAACGAGTGGCTCAGCGGGGTCTGCCGGCGCTCCGACCAGGGCTCCGGCAACCCGACCGCGCCCGGAAAGAACTGCCGGTCGGCGGAGACCAGGGAGACCAGCGCGACCGGCACGTCCAGCAGGTCGCTGACCAGCCGGGCGAACCGATCGAACGCCTCGTCCGGGGCCGCCTCCAGCCCGGTGTCGGCGAGC encodes:
- a CDS encoding metallophosphoesterase; translated protein: MDGQRDEQHDDAGDRDDPVTGGDLPRATRSRGDLAGPLRRVGLIVAVLAVALAGAVLGVLAGGQVDTDIGPFRANLSISPAREGGTTVDIPPLGALLLDSHDGPTHLTVRLGALDQGRTEALIDDPASISRASQSAVEDVRSGVMRLGLRTLGASVLVTLVLAGLIFRNARRTAWAGGLALLVTAGSLGTAAATLRPQAIEEPRYEGLLVNAPAIVGDARRIANDYTKYAEQLQRLVGNVSQLYTTVSALPLLEPTPGTTRVLHVSDMHLNPTGWQLIRTVVEQFGIDVVIDTGDITDWGSEPEASFVGSISLLKKPYVFIRGNHDSGKTAAAVARQPNAIVLNNSTTTVAGLTIAGIGDPRFTPDKNTSPAGSGLTQQVADQVIGVGNQLAETVRNSPRPVNIALVHDPASAGPLAGTCPLVLAGHTHARQVSKLPQAPGQQPTTLMVEGSTGGAGLRGLEGEKPTPLSMSVLYFDQQKMLQAYDTITVGGTGQAQVNLERRLVENPTAGTPASATPTPTPTPTR
- a CDS encoding PQQ-dependent sugar dehydrogenase — encoded protein: MRARPPYPRIPRLRVALAASCAALLFTAGCSFGEPEPDPAGEPPNLPTPSASARPGGAGQQAVATVLAKGLRVPWGIAFLPDGGALVTERDNGRILQVGPESGPDGLRVRPVQTIPDVAAAGEGGLLGIAVSPDYARDKTVFVYYTAERDNRVARLQLGGQPTPILTGIPKANVHNGGGLGFGPDGQLYVSTGDAGQRPLSQDVKSLGGKILRITPDGKPAAGNPYPGSPVWSLGHRNVQGFTWDAAKRMYAVEFGQNTWDEINQITKGGNYGWPDVEGQANDRRFTDPITQWGTADASCSGLASTDRLLVTGCLRGKRLWVMELTDTGTLLGQPSELLTNRYGRLRAVAAAPDGSLWVSTSNHDGRGNPAGDDDRLLRVVFAGGDGGRS
- a CDS encoding GAF domain-containing SpoIIE family protein phosphatase; its protein translation is MTDGSPATARPPVAPPAALADPERLRALADTGLEAAPDEAFDRFARLVSDLLDVPVALVSLVSADRQFFPGAVGLPEPWSERRQTPLSHSFCQHVVDVEAPMVLPDARLYPRVRHNPAIEDLGVVAYAGVPLTDLSGRVLGALCAIDSKPRAWTAAQLRTLADLAAACSSELRLRIALDGAQEARRRVVQAHERLELLAGVSETLAGTLDVGTALHRLAAAMVPLLADWCLLTLIGPTGLPREVVSVHRDPARTADVGRFGELLRTGLRPESIIRTVLRTGQPRLGGVASLADVTRGTTIPEMTSIAGRLGIASYLCVPVRGVGGTVLGAITLVNGAQRQQFDDRDLLTAVEIGRRAGQAVGNSSMYGEQRHVAEVLQHSMLPRLPVVGQLELAARYQPAADRVEVGGDWYDAFVQPDGDVIVAIGDVAGHDIEAAATMGQLRNLVRGNAFGRPDTVGALMSNLDGAIRGLRLPIAATATLVRICPQVAGVHEVTWSNAGHPPALVVRVGGAVEALNATPEPLLGLTRPSPRTSQSTSLATGDTLLLYTDGLIERRDRSIDEGFAELVGRLTGADKLPLDELCDLLLASIRHREDDTALLAVRAR